Proteins encoded by one window of Nicotiana tabacum cultivar K326 chromosome 10, ASM71507v2, whole genome shotgun sequence:
- the LOC107807437 gene encoding putative flavin-containing monooxygenase 1, which produces MAILPHNFFTEADKGKILFKRTLSKWWFREGGIEFEDNTKLEADVVILATGFDGKKKLRHILPDPFSQSARVPLWGTVHPLIPNMAFVGYPESVSNLHSAEIHCMWLSRLVDDLFKLAPVEKMLEQVTQEMEIMKRTTRFYKRNCISTFSINHSDEICEEMGWQCWRKKNWLAEAFSRFIQ; this is translated from the exons ATGGCTATCTTGCCTCATAATTTCTTCACTGAGGCTGATAAGGGTAAAATCTTGTTCAAAAGAACACTGTCGAAGTGGTGGTTCAGGGAAGGAGGAATCGAATTCGAGGACAACACCAAATTGGAAGCTGATGTTGTCATACTTGCAACTGGTTTTGATGGGAAGAAAAAGCTCAGACACATATTACCAGATCCCTTTTCGCAGTCTGCTAGAGTTCCCCTCTG GGGAACAGTTCATCCATTAATTCCAAATATGGCTTTTGTGGGTTATCCTGAAAGTGTTTCGAACCTGCATTCAGCTGAGATACATTGCATGTGGCTGTCACGACTTGTAGATGATCTATTTAAACTAGCCCCTGTTGAGAAAATGCTGGAACAGGTGACACAGGAGATGGAGATTATGAAGAGGACAACAAGATTCTATAAGAGAAATTGCATTTCCACTTTCAGTATAAATCATAGTGATGAAATCTGTGAAGAGATGGGATGGCAATGTTGGAGAAAGAAGAATTGGTTGGCTGAAGCGTTTAGTAGATTCATTCAATAA